A window from Micromonospora terminaliae encodes these proteins:
- a CDS encoding MFS transporter, with translation MSTVTAAPAAPPAHLWSPRLRAMTVGSVALVSLLAFEALAVGTAMPTVARTLDGLGLYALAFGGPFASGVVAMVASGIWCDARGPRPAMWHGVAWFVAGLVVAGAAPTMEVLVVGRVVQGFGSGLLSVALYVIVGQAYPEELRRRIFAAFAAAWVVPSLVGPAVAGLIVEHLGWRWVFLAVPAVALPAVLLVQPGLRALGAAVPVRPPAGALARIGWACGAGASAALLHYGGQQRGAFAAGLIGVALAGLLACVPRLLPAGFLRAARGLPTVIGLRGLASAAFAGAEVVIPLMLSRERGFSPTAAGLVLTVGALSWSVGSGIQGRIAAPRSAATLPRVGLACIAVGTAGVALALLPAVPVALAVLAWAVAGLGMGLLYPSLSVLTLALSAPAEQGRNSSALQLGDSLSAATVLALTGAVLAAGSAPGPASYATTLAVAAGCGLLGVVLAGRVVLADR, from the coding sequence ATGTCGACCGTCACCGCCGCGCCGGCGGCCCCGCCCGCACACCTCTGGTCGCCGCGGCTGCGGGCCATGACCGTGGGCAGCGTCGCCCTGGTGTCGCTGCTCGCCTTCGAGGCGCTCGCCGTGGGCACCGCCATGCCCACGGTGGCCCGCACCCTGGACGGGCTCGGCCTCTACGCGCTCGCCTTCGGCGGCCCGTTCGCCTCGGGCGTGGTGGCCATGGTCGCCTCCGGCATCTGGTGCGACGCCCGGGGCCCGCGCCCGGCCATGTGGCACGGCGTGGCCTGGTTCGTGGCGGGCCTGGTGGTGGCGGGCGCCGCGCCCACCATGGAGGTACTGGTCGTCGGGCGGGTCGTCCAAGGCTTCGGCTCGGGCCTGCTGTCCGTGGCGCTCTACGTGATCGTCGGCCAGGCGTACCCGGAGGAGCTGCGGCGGCGCATCTTCGCCGCGTTCGCCGCGGCCTGGGTCGTCCCGTCGCTGGTCGGTCCGGCGGTGGCCGGGCTGATCGTCGAGCACCTGGGCTGGCGCTGGGTGTTCCTCGCGGTGCCGGCGGTGGCGCTGCCGGCCGTGCTGCTGGTGCAGCCGGGGCTGCGGGCGCTGGGTGCGGCCGTGCCGGTCCGGCCGCCGGCCGGTGCGCTGGCCCGGATCGGCTGGGCCTGTGGGGCGGGGGCGAGCGCCGCACTGCTGCACTACGGGGGGCAGCAGCGCGGCGCGTTCGCCGCCGGGCTGATCGGCGTGGCGCTGGCCGGGCTGCTGGCCTGCGTACCCCGGTTGCTGCCGGCCGGGTTCCTGCGGGCCGCGCGAGGGCTGCCGACCGTCATCGGCCTGCGCGGCCTGGCCTCCGCGGCATTCGCCGGGGCCGAGGTGGTGATCCCGCTGATGCTGTCCCGGGAGCGGGGCTTCTCGCCGACCGCGGCCGGGCTGGTGCTGACCGTCGGCGCGCTCTCCTGGTCGGTGGGTTCCGGGATCCAGGGCCGGATCGCCGCGCCACGGTCGGCCGCCACCCTGCCCCGGGTCGGGCTGGCCTGCATCGCCGTCGGCACGGCCGGCGTCGCCCTGGCCCTCCTGCCGGCCGTTCCGGTGGCGCTCGCCGTGCTGGCCTGGGCGGTCGCCGGCCTCGGCATGGGGCTGCTCTACCCGTCCCTGTCGGTGCTCACCCTGGCCCTCTCGGCCCCGGCCGAGCAGGGCCGGAACAGCTCGGCGCTGCAACTGGGCGACTCGCTCTCCGCCGCCACGGTGCTGGCGCTGACCGGGGCCGTGCTGGCCGCCGGCTCGGCGCCGGGCCCCGCGAGCTACGCGACCACGCTCGCCGTGGCGGCCGGCTGCGGGCTGCTCGGCGTGGTGCTCGCCGGACGGGTGGTCCTCGCCGACCGGTGA
- a CDS encoding GAP family protein: MNFLTILPLAVVMVAGTQVVAAVLLASAERPRAASLGYLTGAGAVVVTGVTLSWLLTRVLRGPEARAETDVVQLERTASRIDWVVLALLVVLAVIVYLRRHRTGLPRWMDRLRRAEPGYALRLGAVLIASAPTDDLTMAAVGASVARHDLAWWHLLPFVLLTVGLLAVPLLILLLARGRAATALPRLRAWTDRHGWVVSEVVIAFFALVTVLDLVESTRRG; encoded by the coding sequence ATGAACTTCCTGACCATCCTGCCGCTGGCCGTGGTGATGGTGGCCGGGACGCAGGTGGTCGCGGCGGTGCTCCTCGCCTCCGCCGAGCGGCCCCGCGCCGCCTCGCTCGGCTACCTGACCGGGGCGGGAGCCGTGGTCGTCACCGGGGTGACGCTGAGCTGGCTGCTCACCAGAGTGCTCCGCGGCCCGGAGGCGAGAGCGGAGACCGACGTCGTACAGCTCGAACGGACCGCGAGCCGGATCGACTGGGTGGTGCTGGCGCTGCTGGTCGTCCTCGCGGTGATCGTCTACCTCCGCCGGCACCGGACCGGCCTGCCCCGCTGGATGGACCGGCTCCGCCGGGCCGAGCCGGGATACGCCCTGCGGCTCGGTGCGGTGCTCATCGCCAGCGCGCCTACCGACGACCTCACCATGGCGGCCGTCGGCGCCAGCGTCGCCCGGCACGACCTGGCGTGGTGGCACCTGCTGCCGTTCGTCCTGCTGACGGTCGGGCTGCTCGCCGTGCCGCTGCTCATCCTGCTGCTGGCCCGCGGGCGGGCCGCCACGGCGCTGCCCCGCCTCCGGGCCTGGACGGACCGGCACGGCTGGGTGGTCAGCGAGGTGGTGATCGCGTTCTTCGCGCTGGTGACCGTGCTCGACCTGGTGGAGTCGACCCGCCGGGGGTGA
- a CDS encoding YbaK/EbsC family protein has product MGTLKTEPARTRLDLLAPPVAAAIERWPDEAPVDVDEVLVAAIDAELADTAAFCAAYEVGLEESANCVVVAGKRGGETRYAACMVLATTRADVNGVVRRLLDARKASFAPMDDAVELTGMEYGGITPIGLPEGWPIFVDSRVIATPHVIIGSGVRHSKIALPGPALGALPGATVVEDLARPA; this is encoded by the coding sequence ATGGGGACGCTGAAGACCGAGCCCGCCCGCACCCGACTGGACCTGCTGGCGCCGCCGGTGGCCGCCGCGATCGAGCGGTGGCCGGACGAGGCTCCGGTGGACGTGGACGAGGTGCTGGTCGCCGCGATCGACGCCGAGCTGGCCGACACGGCCGCGTTCTGCGCGGCGTACGAGGTGGGGCTGGAGGAGTCGGCCAACTGCGTGGTGGTCGCCGGCAAGCGGGGCGGCGAGACCCGGTACGCGGCCTGCATGGTGCTCGCCACCACCCGGGCCGACGTGAACGGCGTGGTCCGCCGGCTGCTCGACGCGCGCAAGGCGAGCTTCGCGCCCATGGACGACGCCGTCGAGCTGACCGGCATGGAGTACGGCGGGATCACCCCGATCGGCCTCCCCGAGGGCTGGCCGATCTTCGTCGACTCGCGGGTGATCGCCACGCCGCACGTGATCATCGGTTCGGGTGTCCGGCACAGCAAGATCGCGTTGCCCGGGCCGGCGCTCGGTGCGCTGCCCGGGGCAACCGTGGTGGAGGACCTGGCCCGACCGGCCTAG
- a CDS encoding DsbA family oxidoreductase, which translates to MEIEIYADVVCPWCWIGKRRLEQALERYDGEVTVRYRPFQLDPTPVTEPKPLIEALGAKFGGRDQAEGMAAHVTKVARGAGIDMNFDRAVAANTFEAHRLVRFATERGRAAELVERLYRAHFQDGIDVGSTDALVKLAAEVGLDETEARDYLESNLGRREVAADLSAAHQLGVSSVPTFVLAGKYAVTGAQEPETMLAALHEVAQREASA; encoded by the coding sequence ATGGAGATCGAGATCTACGCCGACGTCGTCTGCCCCTGGTGCTGGATCGGCAAGCGCCGCCTGGAGCAGGCCCTGGAGCGGTACGACGGCGAGGTGACCGTCCGGTACCGGCCGTTCCAGCTCGACCCGACGCCGGTGACCGAGCCGAAGCCGCTCATCGAGGCGCTGGGCGCGAAGTTCGGCGGCCGGGACCAGGCCGAGGGCATGGCCGCCCATGTCACCAAGGTCGCCCGGGGCGCCGGGATCGACATGAACTTCGACCGCGCGGTGGCCGCGAACACCTTCGAGGCGCACCGGCTGGTGCGGTTCGCCACCGAGCGGGGCCGGGCCGCCGAACTGGTCGAGCGGCTCTACCGGGCGCACTTCCAGGACGGGATCGACGTCGGGTCGACCGACGCGCTGGTCAAGCTGGCCGCCGAGGTCGGCCTGGACGAGACCGAGGCCCGCGACTACCTGGAGTCGAACCTCGGCCGCCGGGAGGTGGCCGCCGACCTGAGTGCCGCCCACCAGCTCGGGGTCTCCAGCGTGCCGACCTTCGTGCTCGCCGGGAAGTACGCCGTCACCGGCGCCCAGGAGCCGGAGACCATGCTGGCCGCCCTCCACGAGGTGGCGCAGCGCGAAGCCTCCGCGTGA
- a CDS encoding SufE family protein, producing MSEMPSKLAEIVDEFAAAPRDVVLEMLLEFSDVIPPLPEGVDREDLEQVPECQTAFFLRAEVNPDKTVSTIFDCPPEAPTTRAFAGILAEGLAGASAEDVLAVPDDLYQRMGLAQAISPLRIRGGTAILARLKRQVREQIS from the coding sequence ATGTCCGAGATGCCGAGCAAGCTGGCCGAGATCGTCGACGAGTTCGCCGCCGCCCCGCGCGACGTGGTGCTGGAGATGCTGCTGGAGTTCTCCGACGTGATCCCACCGCTGCCCGAAGGCGTGGACCGGGAGGACCTGGAGCAGGTCCCGGAGTGCCAGACCGCGTTCTTCCTGCGCGCCGAGGTCAACCCGGACAAGACGGTGAGCACCATCTTCGACTGCCCGCCGGAAGCGCCGACCACCCGGGCGTTCGCCGGCATCCTCGCCGAGGGGCTGGCCGGGGCGAGCGCCGAGGACGTGCTGGCCGTGCCGGACGACCTCTACCAGCGGATGGGTCTGGCCCAGGCGATCAGCCCGCTGCGGATCCGCGGCGGCACCGCCATCCTGGCCCGGCTGAAGCGCCAGGTCCGGGAACAGATCTCCTGA
- a CDS encoding CBS domain-containing protein, with translation MYRVSDVMTKQVVYLPAETPLDEAARVMKESDIGDVVVTDGATLAGMLTDRDIVVRAVAERADPSTTTIGAIVTREVVMIEQHCTANEAAALMRERNIRRVLVCDNDRKLVGIVSLGDLAMQLDPNSALSDISEAAPNV, from the coding sequence ATGTACCGGGTCAGTGACGTGATGACCAAGCAGGTGGTCTACCTGCCCGCGGAGACTCCCCTGGACGAGGCGGCCAGGGTGATGAAGGAGTCGGACATCGGCGACGTGGTGGTCACCGACGGCGCCACGTTGGCCGGCATGCTGACCGACCGGGACATCGTGGTGCGTGCCGTGGCCGAGCGGGCCGACCCCTCGACCACCACGATCGGTGCGATCGTCACCCGCGAGGTCGTGATGATCGAGCAGCACTGCACCGCGAACGAGGCGGCCGCCCTGATGCGGGAGCGCAACATCCGGCGGGTGCTGGTCTGCGACAACGACCGCAAGCTGGTCGGCATCGTCTCCCTCGGCGACCTGGCCATGCAGCTCGACCCGAACTCCGCGCTGAGCGACATCAGCGAGGCCGCCCCGAACGTGTGA
- a CDS encoding proline--tRNA ligase yields MLLRMSTLLLRTLREDPADAEVPSHRLLLRAGYIRRAAPGGYTWLPLGKLVLDRVTEIVRAEMAAIGDQEVHFPALLPAEPYRTSGRWTEYGDDIFTLEDRKGAEHLLAPTHEEMAALLVKDLFNSYRDFPVTLFQIQTKFRDEARPRAGVLRGREFLMKDAYSFDLDEAGLQAAYDRHREAYQRIFTRLGLDFTVVHAMSGAMGGSASEEFLAATPVGEDTYVGCTACDYAANTEAVVTRAPAAGDPHAHPATEVHDTPETPTIASLVDLANGRALAGRTDWTAADTLKNVVLAVRRPGAERAELLVIGLPGDREVDLKRVEAALAPATVAVFDDWAAHPELVRGYLGPQILAKHGVRYLVDPRVVTGTTWLTGANEPGRHATDVVCGRDFVPDGTIEAAEVRPGDPCPACGDGELTMRRGIEVGHIFQLGRRYTDAFAVDVLGREGKPVRPTMGCYGIGVSRAVASVAEQHHDDRGLVWPAEVAPCDVHLVAAGKGPQLDAALELGGRLSAASLRVLVDDRAHVSAGVKFTDAELIGIPRAVVVGRRLAEGYVELRDRASGERIELPVDGLVERLLDEAGGTRRDRV; encoded by the coding sequence ATGCTGCTGCGCATGTCGACCCTGCTGCTCCGGACCCTGCGCGAGGACCCGGCGGACGCGGAGGTGCCGAGCCACCGGCTCCTGCTCCGCGCCGGCTACATCCGCCGCGCCGCACCGGGCGGCTACACCTGGCTGCCGCTGGGCAAGCTCGTGCTGGACCGGGTCACCGAGATCGTCCGCGCCGAGATGGCGGCGATCGGCGACCAGGAGGTGCACTTCCCGGCGCTCCTCCCGGCCGAGCCCTACCGGACCAGCGGGCGGTGGACGGAGTACGGCGACGACATCTTCACCCTCGAAGACCGGAAGGGCGCCGAGCACCTGCTCGCCCCGACCCACGAGGAGATGGCCGCGCTGCTGGTGAAGGACCTGTTCAACTCGTACCGGGACTTCCCGGTGACGCTGTTCCAGATCCAGACCAAGTTCCGGGACGAGGCCCGGCCGCGGGCCGGTGTGCTGCGCGGGCGCGAGTTCCTCATGAAGGACGCCTACTCGTTCGACCTCGACGAGGCGGGGCTCCAGGCCGCCTACGACCGGCACCGCGAGGCGTACCAGCGGATCTTCACCCGGCTCGGGCTGGACTTCACCGTGGTGCACGCGATGTCCGGTGCGATGGGCGGCTCGGCGTCGGAGGAGTTCCTGGCCGCCACGCCGGTCGGCGAGGACACCTACGTCGGCTGCACCGCCTGCGACTACGCGGCCAACACCGAGGCCGTGGTGACCCGCGCGCCGGCGGCCGGCGACCCGCACGCGCACCCGGCCACCGAGGTGCACGACACCCCGGAGACGCCGACCATCGCGTCCCTGGTCGACCTGGCCAACGGCCGCGCGCTGGCCGGCCGGACCGACTGGACCGCCGCCGACACGTTGAAGAACGTGGTGCTGGCCGTGCGCCGGCCGGGTGCCGAACGGGCGGAGCTGCTGGTGATCGGCCTGCCCGGGGACCGGGAGGTGGACCTGAAGCGGGTCGAGGCGGCCCTCGCCCCGGCCACCGTGGCGGTCTTCGACGACTGGGCGGCGCACCCGGAGCTGGTCCGGGGCTACCTCGGGCCGCAGATCCTGGCCAAGCACGGCGTCCGCTACCTGGTCGACCCCCGGGTGGTCACCGGCACCACCTGGCTGACCGGCGCGAACGAGCCGGGCCGGCACGCCACCGACGTGGTGTGCGGGCGGGACTTCGTGCCAGACGGCACGATCGAGGCGGCCGAGGTGCGCCCGGGCGATCCCTGCCCGGCCTGCGGCGACGGCGAGCTGACCATGCGCCGGGGCATCGAGGTGGGGCACATCTTCCAGCTCGGCCGCCGGTACACCGACGCCTTCGCGGTCGACGTGCTCGGCCGGGAGGGCAAGCCGGTCCGGCCCACCATGGGCTGCTACGGCATCGGCGTCTCGCGGGCCGTCGCGTCGGTCGCCGAGCAGCACCACGACGACCGGGGGCTGGTCTGGCCCGCCGAGGTCGCGCCCTGCGACGTACACCTCGTGGCGGCCGGCAAGGGGCCGCAGCTCGACGCGGCGCTGGAGCTCGGCGGGCGCCTCTCCGCCGCCAGCCTGCGGGTGCTGGTCGACGACCGCGCCCACGTCTCGGCGGGGGTGAAGTTCACCGATGCCGAGCTGATCGGCATCCCGCGCGCCGTCGTGGTCGGCCGCCGCCTGGCCGAGGGGTACGTCGAACTGCGCGACCGGGCCTCCGGCGAGCGGATCGAGTTGCCGGTGGACGGCCTGGTCGAGCGCCTGCTCGACGAGGCGGGTGGCACGCGCCGCGACCGGGTGTAG
- a CDS encoding VOC family protein: MDERPRMTLTSTVLDSPDARELATFYERLLGWSRRDDESDWVVLVPPDGGAGLSFQTEPAYERPVWPAGPGEPQMLAHLDIKVDDLDAASAYAVSVGATVADFQPQDDVRVHLDPAGHPFCLYL, encoded by the coding sequence ATGGATGAGAGGCCACGGATGACGCTGACGTCCACTGTGCTGGATTCGCCGGACGCGCGGGAGCTGGCCACGTTCTACGAACGCCTGCTCGGATGGTCGCGGCGGGACGACGAGTCGGACTGGGTCGTCCTCGTCCCGCCGGACGGCGGGGCGGGGCTCTCGTTCCAGACCGAGCCCGCGTACGAGCGGCCGGTCTGGCCCGCCGGCCCGGGCGAGCCGCAGATGCTGGCGCACCTCGACATCAAGGTCGACGACCTCGACGCGGCGTCGGCGTACGCGGTGTCGGTGGGCGCCACGGTGGCGGACTTCCAGCCGCAGGACGACGTGCGCGTGCACCTCGACCCGGCCGGCCACCCGTTCTGCCTCTACCTCTGA
- a CDS encoding PQQ-binding-like beta-propeller repeat protein: protein MTNPEFPVNQPGAPTGWPAAPQQPWPQQPAAAPQVPYPGAPQPPHSVTGQPPYPVTGQPPYPVTGQPPYPVAGQPPYPPAGQPAYPMAGQPAYPPSGWAGPGGNPPAAPKRRGRVALLVAGGLVAVLAVGAGTAWGVSRLVGGGSAADGELKTAWVLDFPERQDTGLTTYDQQDMFGAWLASDNVVRAQGDGLLAYRLSDGGQAWGAPAPEGTSLCVAAQAVTEGRGAVAVGSEQSCNTVAGFDLTSGKVTWQAKFPAPAREGRDALAAPDLAVAGQQVIVRSGDTMIGFSLADGKQLWRTTGEKLLPGRDCGFKDMRAADDLVVVTYGCSIGGEVDGVDPATGKVRWRQRLPESKVTDGVLSVRPLISLPGLGHDSYTVRDPRTGRETGSFTDPIEGTELWDVPPNRSNAIDGPAVYQFLADDDTLYYPTFPKNVPNSGRAANQIIAIDLATGKRRWISSGHNASKVELIRRDDQGLLAWETGDRRKLAPRLVRIDPATGAVSAVAEGPLSAGFEGEEAKVMERDGVVVIVPWKHVVADRAITVLR from the coding sequence ATGACGAACCCAGAGTTCCCCGTGAACCAGCCCGGGGCACCGACCGGCTGGCCCGCCGCGCCACAGCAGCCGTGGCCGCAGCAGCCGGCCGCGGCGCCGCAGGTGCCATATCCCGGAGCGCCGCAGCCGCCGCACTCGGTGACCGGCCAGCCGCCGTATCCGGTGACCGGCCAGCCGCCGTATCCGGTGACCGGCCAGCCGCCCTACCCGGTCGCCGGGCAGCCGCCCTACCCCCCGGCCGGGCAGCCGGCGTACCCGATGGCAGGGCAGCCCGCGTACCCGCCGAGCGGCTGGGCCGGGCCGGGAGGTAACCCCCCGGCGGCGCCCAAGCGGCGCGGGCGGGTGGCCCTGCTGGTCGCCGGCGGGCTGGTGGCCGTGCTGGCCGTGGGCGCCGGCACCGCCTGGGGAGTCTCCCGGCTCGTCGGCGGCGGCTCCGCTGCGGACGGTGAGCTGAAGACCGCCTGGGTGCTGGACTTCCCCGAACGGCAGGACACCGGCCTCACCACCTACGACCAGCAGGACATGTTCGGCGCCTGGCTGGCCAGTGACAACGTGGTCCGGGCACAGGGTGACGGGCTGCTCGCCTACCGGCTCTCCGACGGCGGGCAGGCGTGGGGTGCGCCCGCGCCGGAGGGCACCTCGCTCTGCGTCGCCGCGCAGGCGGTGACCGAGGGCCGGGGCGCGGTGGCGGTCGGCTCCGAGCAGTCCTGCAACACCGTCGCCGGCTTCGACCTGACCAGCGGCAAGGTGACCTGGCAGGCGAAGTTCCCGGCACCGGCCCGGGAGGGCCGGGACGCGCTCGCCGCACCGGACCTCGCCGTCGCCGGCCAGCAGGTGATCGTCCGCTCCGGCGACACCATGATCGGGTTCTCGCTCGCCGACGGGAAGCAGCTGTGGCGCACCACCGGCGAGAAACTGCTGCCCGGCCGGGACTGCGGGTTCAAGGACATGCGGGCCGCCGACGACCTGGTGGTGGTCACCTACGGCTGCTCCATCGGTGGTGAGGTCGACGGCGTGGACCCGGCCACCGGCAAGGTGCGCTGGCGGCAGCGGCTGCCGGAGTCGAAGGTCACCGACGGCGTGCTGAGTGTGCGGCCGCTGATCAGCCTGCCCGGGCTGGGGCACGACAGCTACACGGTGCGGGACCCGAGGACCGGCCGGGAGACCGGGTCGTTCACCGACCCCATCGAGGGCACCGAACTCTGGGACGTGCCACCCAACCGGTCCAACGCGATCGACGGCCCGGCCGTCTACCAGTTCCTCGCCGACGACGACACGCTCTACTACCCGACGTTCCCGAAGAACGTCCCCAACTCGGGCCGGGCGGCCAACCAGATCATCGCCATCGACCTGGCCACCGGGAAGCGGCGCTGGATCTCGTCCGGGCACAACGCCAGCAAGGTCGAGCTCATCCGCCGCGACGACCAGGGGTTGCTGGCCTGGGAGACCGGTGACCGGCGGAAGCTGGCGCCACGGCTGGTCCGCATCGACCCCGCCACCGGCGCGGTCAGCGCGGTGGCCGAGGGGCCGCTGTCGGCCGGCTTCGAGGGCGAGGAGGCCAAGGTCATGGAACGGGACGGGGTCGTGGTGATCGTGCCCTGGAAGCACGTCGTGGCGGACCGGGCGATCACCGTGCTCCGCTGA
- a CDS encoding SGNH/GDSL hydrolase family protein: MDDAYPDGTYRGWADLVATRLAAEAGPDFGYANLAIRGRLFPNIVAEQVPAALAMKPDLISFAAGGNDVLRRTFDPDAFVPRFDAVIAELRAGGADVVLFRFADVMARLPGQRLVAPRVNLLNRVVGEVAERHGAILVDLYADDTYLNPLLWSTDRLHLSAAGHRRVAGQVLAALGVACDEDWLLVPPHPAPTPWLAARAADLRWAGHHLAPWIKRRLTGRSSGDLITAKRPVLGPITLD, encoded by the coding sequence ATGGACGACGCGTATCCGGACGGCACCTACCGGGGCTGGGCCGACCTGGTCGCCACCCGGCTCGCGGCCGAGGCCGGCCCCGACTTCGGTTACGCCAACCTGGCCATCCGCGGCCGCCTGTTCCCGAACATCGTGGCCGAGCAGGTGCCGGCCGCGCTGGCCATGAAGCCCGACCTCATCAGCTTCGCGGCCGGCGGCAACGACGTGCTGCGCCGTACCTTCGATCCGGACGCCTTCGTGCCGCGCTTCGACGCGGTGATCGCGGAGCTGCGTGCCGGCGGCGCCGACGTGGTGCTGTTCCGGTTCGCCGACGTGATGGCCCGGCTGCCCGGTCAGCGGCTGGTGGCCCCCCGGGTGAACCTGCTCAACCGGGTGGTCGGCGAGGTCGCCGAGCGGCACGGCGCCATCCTGGTCGACCTGTACGCCGACGACACCTACCTCAACCCGCTGCTCTGGAGCACCGACCGGCTGCACCTGTCGGCGGCCGGGCACCGCCGGGTGGCCGGGCAGGTGCTCGCCGCGCTGGGCGTGGCCTGTGACGAGGACTGGCTCCTGGTGCCGCCGCATCCGGCCCCCACCCCGTGGCTGGCCGCCCGGGCCGCCGACCTGCGCTGGGCCGGCCACCACCTGGCCCCCTGGATCAAGCGCCGGCTGACCGGCCGCTCGTCCGGCGACCTGATCACCGCCAAGCGGCCGGTGCTCGGGCCGATCACCCTCGACTGA
- a CDS encoding sulfurtransferase: MPVPSDPNSHLQSYADPQRLVTTEWLAEHLGDEGLVVVESDEDVLLYDTGHIPGAVKVDWHTELNDQVTRDYLDAKSFAELCAAKGIGRGDTVVFYGDNFNWWAAYALWVFALFGHADVRLLDGGRMKWVAEGREMSKDTVNRPRADYPVPERNDKPIRAFRDEVMAHVTAGRPLVDVRSPGEYTGEMLHMAAYPQEGALRGGHIPGAVSKPWKAAANDDGTFKSVDELRAIYVDQLGLSPSDDVVAYCRIGERSSHTWFVLHHLLGFPHVRNYDGSWTEWGNLVRAPVVQGEEPGSFTG; this comes from the coding sequence ATGCCTGTGCCGAGCGATCCGAATTCCCACCTCCAGTCCTACGCCGACCCCCAGCGTCTGGTCACCACGGAGTGGCTGGCCGAGCACCTGGGCGACGAGGGCCTCGTGGTCGTCGAGTCCGACGAGGACGTCCTCCTCTACGACACCGGCCACATCCCCGGCGCCGTGAAGGTCGACTGGCACACCGAGCTGAACGACCAGGTGACCCGGGACTACCTCGACGCGAAGAGCTTCGCCGAGCTGTGCGCCGCCAAGGGCATCGGCCGCGGCGACACGGTGGTCTTCTACGGCGACAACTTCAACTGGTGGGCGGCGTACGCCCTCTGGGTGTTCGCGCTCTTCGGCCACGCCGACGTCCGCCTGCTCGACGGCGGCCGGATGAAATGGGTCGCCGAGGGCCGCGAGATGTCCAAGGACACGGTGAACCGGCCGCGCGCCGACTACCCGGTGCCGGAGCGGAACGACAAGCCGATCCGGGCGTTCCGCGACGAGGTGATGGCGCACGTGACCGCCGGCCGGCCGCTGGTCGACGTGCGGTCGCCGGGTGAGTACACCGGCGAGATGCTGCACATGGCGGCCTACCCGCAGGAGGGCGCGCTGCGCGGCGGCCACATCCCGGGCGCGGTGAGCAAGCCGTGGAAGGCCGCCGCCAACGACGACGGCACCTTCAAGTCGGTGGACGAGCTGCGGGCGATCTACGTCGACCAGCTCGGGCTGAGCCCGTCCGACGACGTGGTGGCCTACTGCCGGATCGGCGAGCGGTCCAGCCACACCTGGTTCGTGCTGCACCACCTCCTCGGGTTCCCGCACGTCCGCAACTACGACGGCTCGTGGACCGAGTGGGGCAACCTGGTCCGCGCTCCCGTGGTGCAGGGCGAGGAGCCGGGCAGCTTCACCGGTTAG
- a CDS encoding TetR family transcriptional regulator has translation MTETAPRARRSDATRAAILRAARERFAADGYERATIRAIAADAHIDPSMVMRYYGSKEGLFAAAAEFDLRLPDLAAVPPDRLGETLVRHFLARWEGDETLAALLRAASTNPGAAERMRLLFADQLAAAVAGFGTDPATTARRAGLVASQTLGLAFTRYIVRLPPVVEMAPEDLVEWIAPTLQRYLTGRP, from the coding sequence ATGACTGAGACGGCACCCCGGGCCCGCCGCTCGGACGCCACGCGGGCGGCGATCCTGCGCGCCGCCCGGGAGCGCTTCGCCGCCGACGGCTACGAGCGGGCCACCATCCGGGCCATCGCCGCCGACGCGCACATCGACCCGTCCATGGTGATGCGCTACTACGGCAGCAAGGAGGGGCTGTTCGCCGCGGCGGCCGAGTTCGACCTGCGCCTGCCCGACCTGGCCGCCGTGCCGCCGGACCGGCTCGGCGAGACGCTGGTGCGCCACTTCCTCGCCCGGTGGGAGGGGGACGAGACCCTCGCGGCGCTGCTCCGGGCGGCCAGCACCAACCCGGGAGCGGCCGAGCGGATGCGCCTGCTCTTCGCCGATCAGCTCGCCGCGGCCGTGGCCGGTTTCGGCACCGACCCGGCGACCACCGCCCGCCGGGCCGGCCTGGTGGCCAGTCAGACCCTCGGCCTGGCCTTCACCCGCTACATCGTCCGGCTGCCGCCGGTGGTGGAGATGGCGCCGGAGGATCTGGTCGAGTGGATCGCCCCGACCCTCCAGCGCTATCTGACCGGCCGGCCCTAA